One window of the Lytechinus pictus isolate F3 Inbred chromosome 5, Lp3.0, whole genome shotgun sequence genome contains the following:
- the LOC129261449 gene encoding uncharacterized protein K02A2.6-like — translation MAGIGLVAPNPFLATPGEPPVPWSRWILSFKTYLTASGLDTAEIPDLRRRAILIHCLGAEGQRIFGQLEVSTTGTYDKAVDELEKYFGPKTSVMIERYRFRQRVQGHGEPVKQYVAAITELASKCKFGTLNDELVRDQLIEKTSVPRIRERLLMEGDGLTLKKALDLAIQIEAAMLDAKLLKQHDVTVSASTGHSHTAHQATPVQNIKRPYHNKAHSNHANLKSCSNCGRTHPPKACPAFGKRCNSCSKMNHFSSVCRSTKKSASSVRHVDEPIEGDIASSVFTLSDRISSANSGQFKECEVQIAGTNLSLMIDVGAKVSILSDKLYHRHFSHCSLSSTSSKLIAYGEPPTLISVLGTVELPVGYKDVHLDSFTFYIAKGESLMGVNLFDALGFQMNDHTGERIRLIDNAYRERYAALFNEFGKCKGYCHAPRVDSSVPPTAQSLRRLPLAVRDEVSKELHRLESDGIIERIDSSPWVSYLVIARRKNGDLRLCVDLRAVNKAIIPDKYPLPTMNELSASFHGAKVFSKLDMRRSYLQVPLAEQSRHLTAFNTHIGMFQYRRMPYGLNSAPSAFQKIVSSVLAGIEGTLNLLDDVVVFGEDKAQHDQRLAEVMTRLAKHNLTLNEAKCTFAASDIDFLGYHVTASGLTPTLDNVAAIRTLPAPTNVKELASFLGTTNFYRKFVPQYAEIAEPLQKLLRKDALWEWHNAQETAFNTLKGRIAEPPVLAHFTPSAETYVTTDASAFAIGAVLSQTIDGSVRPVAFASRALSDTERKYSTGEREALACIYACEHWHMYLYGRKFTLRTDHQALTTLLSTSGSGHRPLRIYRWSDRLHQYDFKVEYLAGSRNRVADMLSRTPNANSNRDSHTRSDIEDDVEDYVLMVISHVTAKLVTREQLKTESAADATLQKVCHYLQTAWPREISEDLVPYHRVRNELAIFDDTCIARGTRAVIPKSLQHRVLQTAHESHPGVVKMKQRCREAIWWPAIDLRVEDLVRSCEACTLSEKTQPRPAPLQPTPWPKNPWQQLQVDIFGEVQAAPLSQRFLLVVHDLHSKWPEIAATSSVTTTSVISILEKMFTKWGLPESITSDNGPQFTSEQFEEFLAVNGIQHRLTTRYNPQSNGGVERFNRVIKESLKANLADGMTFDKAIQTLLRTYRSTPHSLTRKTPAELMLGRNLRMPFNILKPPVSEPASTQAEAREIERKQQSMKAYTDKRRRAITPKFAIGDWVRVKRRRSQRLRRRPGYLRDYRS, via the coding sequence ATGGCTGGAATAGGTCTTGTAGCACCTAACCCATTCCTAGCAACCCCAGGAGAACCTCCTGTGCCTTGGTCACGATGGATTTTGAGCTTCAAAACGTATTTGACTGCAAGCGGGTTGGACACAGCGGAGATACCCGACCTCCGCCGCCGCGCAATCCTGATCCACTGTTTGGGCGCAGAGGGGCAGCGGATATTCGGACAGCTGGAAGTGTCTACTACCGGTACGTACGATAAAGCTGTTGATGAACTTGAGAAATATTTTGGGCCAAAAACAAGTGTGATGATTGAACGATATCGTTTCCGACAGAGAGTACAAGGTCATGGGGAGCCAGTAAAACAATATGTGGCAGCCATAACCGAACTGGCATCCAAGTGCAAGTTTGGCACCTTAAACGATGAACTGGTTAGAGATCAACTAATCGAAAAGACGTCTGTTCCCCGTATTAGAGAACGTCTGTTAATGGAGGGTGACGGTCTGACACTTAAGAAGGCGCTCGATCTAGCGATCCAGATCGAAGCCGCAATGCTGGACGCCAAGCTCCTCAAACAACACGATGTGACTGTGAGTGCCAGTACAGGACATAGTCATACTGCACATCAGGCAACTCCAGTACAGAACATCAAACGACCATATCATAACAAAGCCCACTCTAACCATGCTAACTTGAAGTCGTGTTCGAACTGCGGACGGACACACCCTCCGAAAGCGTGTCCAGCGTTTGGAAAACGTTGCAATTCGTGCTCGAAGATGAACCATTTCTCTAGCGTATGCAGATCTACCAAGAAAAGTGCATCTTCAGTTCGACACGTTGATGAACCAATAGAGGGCGACATAGCAAGCAGCGTGTTCACACTCTCAGACCGGATTTCTTCAGCAAATTCAGGTCAGTTCAAAGAATGTGAAGTGCAGATTGCTGGTACTAACCTCTCTTTGATGATTGATGTGGGGGCCAAAGTGTCAATTCTTAGTGATAAACTGTATCATCGACATTTCTCACATTGTAGCCTGTCATCGACATCGAGCAAGCTCATAGCATATGGTGAACCACCTACACTGATTTCCGTTCTGGGCACGGTTGAGCTTCCTGTCGGGTACAAGGATGTACATCTCGACAGCTTTACGTTCTACATAGCGAAGGGCGAGAGCCTTATGGGAGTCAATCTGTTCGACGCCCTAGGATTTCAGATGAACGACCACACTGGTGAACGCATTCGGCTCATAGACAATGCGTATAGAGAACGCTATGCTGCACTTTTCAACGAGTTTGGTAAATGCAAAGGATATTGCCATGCACCAAGGGTGGATTCCTCAGTCCCACCTACTGCACAGAGTCTCCGTCGACTTCCGTTAGCTGTCAGGGATGAAGTCTCAAAGGAACTTCATAGGCTTGAATCCGATGGCATCATCGAGCGCATCGATTCATCCCCGTGGGTGTCTTATCTGGTCATCGCACGCCGTAAGAATGGAGATCTTAGACTTTGTGTAGATTTGAGGGCAGTCAACAAGGCAATCATTCCGGATAAGTATCCACTTCCTACTATGAATGAACTTTCAGCTTCATTCCACGGAGCTAAAGTTTTCTCTAAACTAGACATGAGACGTAGCTATCTCCAGGTTCCGCTAGCAGAGCAGAGCCGCCATCTCACTGCATTCAACACACACATAGGCATGTTTCAGTATCGCCGTATGCCCTATGGACTGAATTCAGCACCTAGCGCGTTCCAGAAAATCGTTTCTTCAGTTCTAGCTGGAATCGAGGGCACGTTGAATCTCCTTGATGATGTGGTAGTCTTCGGAGAGGACAAGGCTCAGCACGATCAACGATTAGCAGAAGTCATGACGCGCCTCGCCAAGCATAACTTGACGCTCAACGAGGCCAAGTGCACGTTCGCTGCTTCGGACATTGATTTTCTGGGATATCATGTCACTGCAAGTGGTCTGACGCCTACACTCGACAACGTTGCAGCTATCCGAACACTCCCAGCCCCAACGAATGTGAAGGAGCTAGCCTCATTCTTGGGAACAACGAACTTCTACCGCAAATTCGTGCCACAATACGCAGAAATCGCAGAACCTCTGCAGAAGCTTCTCCGGAAGGACGCGCTTTGGGAATGGCACAACGCACAAGAGACCGCATTCAACACGCTCAAAGGAAGAATCGCAGAGCCGCCAGTTCTCGCTCACTTCACTCCAAGCGCTGAAACGTACGTGACTACAGACGCGTCAGCGTTCGCTATCGGAGCAGTGTTATCGCAAACGATCGACGGCAGTGTACGTCCGGTCGCATTCGCATCTCGAGCGTTGTCGGACACAGAGCGAAAGTATTCTACAGGAGAACGCGAAGCTCTCGCATGCATCTATGCCTGCGAACACTGGCATATGTACCTCTACGGTCGCAAGTTCACACTTCGTACTGACCATCAAGCCTTAACAACCTTGTTGAGCACTTCAGGATCTGGACACCGCCCACTCCGCATCTACAGATGGTCAGATCGACTGCACCAATATGATTTCAAGGTCGAATATCTCGCGGGTTCACGCAACCGAGTAGCAGATATGCTTAGCCGTACACCAAACGCGAATAGCAATCGCGATAGCCATACAAGAAGCGACATCGAAGACGACGTCGAAGACTACGTTCTTATGGTGATCTCTCATGTGACCGCAAAGCTTGTGACGCGTGAGCAGCTGAAAACAGAGTCAGCCGCAGATGCAACTCTACAGAAGGTCTGTCATTATCTCCAAACAGCATGGCCTAGAGAGATTTCCGAAGACCTCGTTCCATATCATCGTGTTCGCAATGAGCTAGCTATCTTCGACGACACGTGTATCGCCCGTGGCACCCGAGCGGTAATCCCGAAATCGCTTCAACATCGTGTGTTACAAACCGCACATGAAAGTCATCCAGGTGTGGTGAAGATGAAGCAACGATGTCGCGAAGCAATCTGGTGGCCAGCGATCGATCTACGCGTAGAAGATCTCGTCAGATCTTGTGAAGCGTGTACTCTCAGCGAGAAAACTCAACCGCGGCCAGCACCACTGCAGCCGACCCCATGGCCGAAGAATCCATGGCAGCAACTTCAAGTCGACATCTTTGGGGAAGTCCAAGCCGCTCCTCTAAGTCAGCGATTTTTGTTAGTTGTACACGACCTCCATAGCAAGTGGCCTGAGATAGCAGCAACAAGCTCAGTCACTACGACATCAGTCATTAGCATCTTGGAGAAGATGTTTACCAAGTGGGGTCTTCCAGAATCTATCACCTCGGACAATGGACCACAGTTCACGTCTGAACAGTTCGAAGAATTCCTAGCCGTTAATGGAATTCAACATCGCCTCACAACTCGCTACAACCCTCAAAGCAATGGCGGCGTAGAGCGTTTCAACCGGGTAATCAAGGAGAGCTTGAAAGCGAATCTCGCAGATGGAATGACCTTCGATAAGGCCATCCAGACCCTACTACGCACGTATCGCTCAACACCTCATTCGCTAACCAGAAAAACTCCAGCAGAGTTGATGTTGGGACGGAACCTCCGTATGCCATTCAACATCCTGAAACCACCGGTTTCAGAGCCTGCAAGCACACAGGCTGAAGCGAGAGAGATTGAGAGGAAACAGCAAAGCATGAAAGCGTACACTGACAAACGCAGACGAGCAATCACACCGAAATTCGCTATCGGTGACTGGGTTCGTGTAAAGCGTCGTCGTTCTCAGCGTCTAAGGAGACGACCTGGATATCTACGAGATTACAGATCTTAA